gaggcacacacatcCTCAATCTTTTCCCTATCTCTTCCAACTCGGATCCTTTCCGACAGGATCACCCAAGCCTCAAGATCCACCCATGTGCCCCGGCCCAGGGCCCGCACCCCGCACCGCAGATCCGCGGACAGCGCCCGCAGGCGCACAGAACCATCCCTCCTCTCTCAGGTTCACGCCGTCCTTGGGCGTGTTCCCCACGCACCGTGCAGTCGGGGAATGGGGAGTCTGGCCCCCTCCTCAGTTTTGGAATCCTTATCTTCCCCTTTCCCAGTGTGGATCTCCTATGGGGCCCAGTCAGACGCTGGGAGAGCCCCCACCCTATTCCGCTCGTCGGGCTCCCGCCGCTGCAAGTTGCTCTGTAACCCACCCTCCCGCCTTGCAGCGTCTCTGAATCCACCCTTCCATTCAttctgccattcattcattcatccttttcTCCTCGtccctccttcattcattcatagcccccctgccccgcccgcctcagcatctcattcattcattccttcattcattcatttccctGGTGCCAGGCTAGCGCACACCCCTCCAACCGAGGCCTGAAACGCGCAGGCGCGGGCCGGGAGGGGCACGCATCCTCCAATCGCCGGGCGGCCTCCCGCCTCTAGGCGCCCGCCCGCTTCCCCATGAATGAACATTGACGTCAATGGGGCGGGGCGATTCCCACGTGACCCCGCGCGCTCCTCTTTATAAGGCGGTAGCGGCGCGGGCGCTGTCCAGCGTGCTGAAGCCTGAGCGAGCGAGTCTCCCGGAGCCGCgcggacccagctgagcccagcccactGGACGCCAGACCTCGACCATCGCTCGTATCCTAGCCACCGCTCGGAGCCGAGGCGGACGAGTCCCGATcttcccctgtccccaccccgccccgaccCTCCTCTCCACCTCCCGCGTCGTGGCACCAGCTGGTAAATACTCTGCTGTCCGTCCCTCAAACCCTCAGCAGCCGTGGGCGTGAGGGAGGGTTCTCTCTCCCCCAGTTGGGAGTGTTGAAAACACAGCGGGGAGCCCCCGGGAAGGGTCCCTGGTAAATGGGGGAGTCGCCGCTTTTCTCTTGCTGAAGTCGCCCACGCACCATCCGGGGAGTCCTGTGGGGAGGgagcagagcttttttttttttccccgtatCCTTGCTGCTTAGTACGTGGGCGCTGCCAGTGAGCTGGCTCAGGGAAGGGGGCGAGGAGGCACCGGGGGAGCAAGGGTTGCAGGCGTTTTCCCATTTACACGACCCCAGAGATCGGCACAACATCTTCCTCCTTTGCTCCTAAACGCCCCTTTTCAGGGTAAGGTTAGGGGGATAAGGGAAGCCCCGGCTTTCCTGATtaaaggtgggggaagggaatatAAAATCAGAGAGCGGAAAATTCTTACAGAAACCCTCTCTTTCTTTGGTCACTTCTATTTTTTCACAGTCTCCGGCAGCCCTTCGGTCATGAAATCGCTCAGGTTGCCGGCTCCTGTCCTCCTCTGCGTCCTTCTACTGACCAAGGGGTTGGGAGCAGCGCCCCCGGGGCACCCTGAGGCTCAGCCACCTCCCCCCAGCTCTGAGCATAAAGAGCCGGTAGCTGGGGACGCAGTGCTCGGGCCGAAGGATGTTAGAGCCCCAGAGGTGCGAGCCGCTAGAAATTCAGAGCCGCAGGACGAGGGAGAGCTTTTCCAGGGCGTGGATCCCCGGGCGCTGGCCGCGGTGCTGCTGCAGGCACTCGATCGCCCGGCCTCGCCCCCAGCGCCTGGCGGCTCCCAGCAGCGGCCAGAGGAAGAAGCAGCAGAAGCTCTGCTGACCGAGACCGTGCGCAGCCAGACCCACAGTCTCCCAGCGCCAGAGACCCAGGCGCCCGCGGCCCCGCCTCGCCCTCAGACTCAGGAGAATGGTCCCGAGGCGGCCGACCCCTCCGAGGAGCTCGAGGCGCTAGCTTCCCTGCTTCAGGAACTGCGAGATTTCAGTCCGAGCAGTGCCAAGCGCCAGCAAGAGACGGCGGCAGCAGAGACGGAAACCCGCACGCACACGCTGACCCGAGTCAACCTGGAGAGCCCCGGGCCGGAGCGCGTGTGGCGGGCTTCCTGGGGAGAGTTCCAGGCGCGCGTCCCGGAGCGCGCGGCCCTGCCGCCGCCTGCTCCCCCGCAATTCCAGGCGCGTATGCCCGAGAGCGGGCCCCTTCCCGAAGCCCACCAGTTCGGGGAAGGAATGTCCTCCCCCAAAACACACCTAGGTGAGGCATTGGCACCCTTGTCCAAGGCGTACCAAGGCCTGGGCGCTCCCTTTATCAAGGCGCGCCGGCCGGAGACCTCACTCCTGGGCGGCTCTGAGGCGGGCGAGCGCCTTCTACAGCAAGGGCTGGCGCAGGTGGAAGCCGGGCGGCGGCAGGCGGAGGCCACACGGCAGGCCGCGGCCCAGGAAGAGCGGCTGGCCGACCTCGCCTCCGACCTGCTGCTCCAGTATTTGCTGCAGGGCGGGGCTCGGCAGCGCGGCCCGGGGGGTCGGgggctgcaggaggaggaggaggaggagcgagAGACCGAGAGGGAGCAGGAGGCGGCGGAGCAGGAGAGACGCGGcggggaggagagggtgggggaagaggatgaggaggcggcggaggcggaggcggaggcggaggagGCGGAGAGGGCGCGACAGAACGCGTTACTGTTCGCCGAGGAGGAGGACGGAGAAGCCGGAGCCGAAGACAAGCGCTCCCAGGAGGAGACGCCCGGCCACCGACGAAAGGAGGCCGCGGGGGCAGAGGAGGGCGGGGAGGAGGACGACGACGACGAAGAGATGGACCCGCAGACAATCGATAGCCTCATTGAGCTGTCCACCAAACTCCACCTGCCAGCGGACGACGTGGTCAGCATCATCGAGGAGGTGGAAGAGAAGCGGAAGCGGAAGAAGAACGCCCCTCCCGAGCCCGTGCCGCCCCCCCGGGCCGCCCCCGTCCCCACTCACGCCCGCTCCCCgcagccccagcccctctcccccgcCCCGGCTCGGGACGAGCTGCCCGACTGGAACGAGGTGCTCCCGCCCTGGGATCGGGAGGAGGACGAGGTGTTTCCCCCGGGGCCCTACCACCCTTTTCCCAACTACATCCGGCCGCGAACACTGCAGCCACCCGCTGCCTCGCGCCGCCGCCACTACCACCACGCCCTGCCGCCTTCGAGCCACTATCCCGACAGGGAGGCCCAGGCGCGGCGCGCTCAGGAGCAGGCGGAGGCAGAGGAGCGCCGGCTGCAGGAGCAGGAGGAGCTGGAGAACTACATCGAGCACGTGCTGCTCAGGCGCCCGTGAccagccccggccccgcccccgcgcgcCGCCGCGCGCGCCGCCACCCCCCCTCCGTGTCGCTCCTTTCCCCTCTCAGTGTTTGCAtgcgcccggccccgcccccggccgccGCCCAGCCCCGCCCTCGCCCACCCTCCCGCCCGcgggccgccccgcccccgggctACGCCGGGACCTGTCAGACCTCTTCGTGCGTCGGAAGCCCGAAATCCCAAACTCACTCACGGGTGTCTCGGGGCCAGCACAGGGGGGGCGGGTAGTTTGTGCGAGTTCCCTGCCCCCGCGGGGCCCCGTCCCCACCTAGTCCCTCTCGGGATGTCCCGGTCTGAAACCGGAAAAAAGATTTCCAGTTAACTGTGTGAAGAAGTGTCTGTCTCCCGCCCTTTGGGCCTCCCAAGAGCCTCTCCACCCTCTCCGGATCGCTGTGAATTTACCCCTTCTTTCCCTACTCTGTTGTAAATACCCCTCACGGAGGAAATAGTTTTGCTAAGAAATAAAAGTGACTATTTTATTAGGACTTTGTTCTCGGTTATTCACCCGTCCCCTTGGGCCTGCGTGGTCCTTCCCAAGGGGCGGTGAGGGAAGCGCCATCCACGACAGCCATCTCCTCCTGCTCAAAAGCGAAGGTTGAGTGATAGAACCTCTTTCAACCGTATTAGGGGTGCGGGGCGGGGGAGCGTAGAACAGGCTCACATCCTTTAGGAAGCCCTAAATTCCACTTCCAGCTTGGGGGGTTAAAGTCACaggtccccaggccctggcagagaGATGCAGAGCGGATAAGGTGCCGCAGCTCTGAGCCACCTAGTGAATTCTTCTTTGCACGATCTCAGGGCCGCTTAGGCAGTGCTGGTGGCTCCCACCGCCCCTGCTCTACCTAACCCACCCACCTCCCTTAACTGCTCCCTACATTTCCTGGTCCCATGTACCTCACAAGACATATGGGGAGGAGGGGTTGGCGGCCACGGAAACATCCTGCTTTTAACCGCTTCTCAAGCCTTTTCTAAGCATAGAGGATGGGATATATCCTTGAACTCTTGAGTCTCCTCCCCAAATGAAACTAGACCAGGTGAATGACCACAAAGAAGCCTCAGAGGAGTGAAACCACATCCCCAGGAGTTGCTCCTCCCGGTCTGAAGGCAGCTCGGGGAGCTGGAGGCACCTTGGTCAGTGGTCACTGAGGTCAGAGAGACACTGAGCTCACAGATCTGTTTGGGGGGAGGGCCGTGCCAGGTAAAATACAGGACACTCAGTcaaatttgcatttcagataaacaatgaatacattTGCACAGGACAAACTTATCCTAAAAACGTTATTCATTATCGTAACAAATTGAACTGGGTATCGTatcgtccttttttttttttttttttttttttttggccttaaatctggcaaccctagttCCAGGGATGAGTGGGACGGGGCGGGCAGTGTTGCTTTCCTGTCCTGACTGTCGCAGCAGCCATGCCTTCCTCCACAGAGCCTAAGCCAGGCAAAGTCCACAaatgcttttccttttatttcggaggaaaagaaaaaaaaaaaatcagacactttccccaccccacccgctTAGCTCCTGCCTCACCCGGAACTCAGAGTGAAGGAGGGACAGGGCCCAGTCTTCTGTAAAGcctacccctcccccagccctcccttCCCTCAAAGTAGCaaggttagaaaaaaattaactatgtTGCTCCTCCCCTGGAACTGAACAGAGGCCCCACTGCAGccaagaaggaaggggaggagacaGATGAGGGAAAAGGACTTCCCTCTGGAGACACGGAGGTCCCCCTCCCAGGCAGAGAAGCT
The DNA window shown above is from Kogia breviceps isolate mKogBre1 chromosome 14, mKogBre1 haplotype 1, whole genome shotgun sequence and carries:
- the VGF gene encoding neurosecretory protein VGF translates to MKSLRLPAPVLLCVLLLTKGLGAAPPGHPEAQPPPPSSEHKEPVAGDAVLGPKDVRAPEVRAARNSEPQDEGELFQGVDPRALAAVLLQALDRPASPPAPGGSQQRPEEEAAEALLTETVRSQTHSLPAPETQAPAAPPRPQTQENGPEAADPSEELEALASLLQELRDFSPSSAKRQQETAAAETETRTHTLTRVNLESPGPERVWRASWGEFQARVPERAALPPPAPPQFQARMPESGPLPEAHQFGEGMSSPKTHLGEALAPLSKAYQGLGAPFIKARRPETSLLGGSEAGERLLQQGLAQVEAGRRQAEATRQAAAQEERLADLASDLLLQYLLQGGARQRGPGGRGLQEEEEEERETEREQEAAEQERRGGEERVGEEDEEAAEAEAEAEEAERARQNALLFAEEEDGEAGAEDKRSQEETPGHRRKEAAGAEEGGEEDDDDEEMDPQTIDSLIELSTKLHLPADDVVSIIEEVEEKRKRKKNAPPEPVPPPRAAPVPTHARSPQPQPLSPAPARDELPDWNEVLPPWDREEDEVFPPGPYHPFPNYIRPRTLQPPAASRRRHYHHALPPSSHYPDREAQARRAQEQAEAEERRLQEQEELENYIEHVLLRRP